A window of the Streptomyces sp. NBC_00250 genome harbors these coding sequences:
- a CDS encoding CocE/NonD family hydrolase: MRLRLPRWAAVTAVLAVLAGAGTWTAVASDDPPPVHRADRMLDLDGARIDTSYFTGDGDGRRPAVLLGHGFGGSKGDVRAQAEQLARDGYAVLTWSARGFGASTGEIGLNDPDHEVKDARKLIDWLAARPEVLLDKPGDPRVGVTGASYGGAISLLAAGYDARVDAIAPQITYWNLADALFPDGVFKKLWAGIFFSAGNQPGAPATTEKTPTEKPTGEAPTGKAATGKASPGNAAACGRFTPELCSLYERVAVAGKPDAAARALLEARSPSAVGAEVKVPALLVQGQSDSLFTLAQSDAMARTLAANGAPVAVDWIAGGHDGGDRETERVERRISTWFDRWLKKDTSVDTGPAFRVSRTGGVDSTDGRATLRAATADRYPGLTAGATSVPLAGPAQTFANPAGAAPPAVSAVPGLGGGVAGLSSLGVGLSLDFPGQHARFDAKPQTEPLRITGSPTVRVKVTSTAADGSAVLFAKVYDVGPDGRQQVLPAQLVAPVRVDGAGTGKSVTLTLPAIDHEVEAGHRLRLVVAATDLGYASPTAPAGYTVAVESPLTVPTAPGLDTQAAALPWWVWGLPLLGVAVAAALLLTARRRTAAPAPDPALAVVPLQITGLSKKYKGGDRYSVKDLSFRVEQGQVLGLLGPNGAGKTTTLRMLMGLITPDEGEIRVFGQAIRPGAPVLSRVGSFVEGAGFLPHLNGRENLDLYWKATGRPAEDAHVDEALRIANLGSALDRAVRTYSQGMRQRLALAQAMLGLPDLLILDEPTNGLDPPQIREMREVMIRYAAGGRTVIVSSHLLAEVEQSCTHLVVMDRGQLVQAGPVAEITGSGDTLLVTLGAPVPDALVEKIGALSGVSTAARTEGGILVRLDGLDPTALIGELVGLDVPLTGVGPHRRLEDAFLTLIGGGAA; this comes from the coding sequence ATGCGACTCCGACTTCCCCGGTGGGCCGCGGTCACCGCCGTCCTCGCCGTTCTCGCGGGTGCCGGCACCTGGACCGCCGTCGCCTCGGACGATCCGCCGCCCGTGCACCGGGCGGACCGGATGCTCGACCTCGACGGCGCCCGTATCGACACCTCGTACTTCACCGGGGACGGTGACGGACGACGGCCGGCCGTCCTCCTCGGCCACGGCTTCGGCGGCTCCAAGGGCGACGTCCGCGCCCAGGCCGAGCAACTGGCCCGGGACGGATACGCCGTCCTCACCTGGTCCGCGCGCGGCTTCGGCGCCTCCACCGGCGAGATCGGGCTCAACGACCCCGACCACGAGGTCAAGGACGCCCGGAAGCTGATCGACTGGCTCGCCGCCCGGCCCGAGGTCCTCCTCGACAAGCCCGGCGACCCGCGCGTCGGCGTCACCGGCGCCTCCTACGGCGGGGCGATCTCCCTGCTCGCCGCCGGGTACGACGCACGCGTCGACGCCATCGCCCCGCAGATCACCTACTGGAACCTCGCGGACGCGCTCTTCCCGGACGGCGTGTTCAAGAAGCTCTGGGCCGGGATCTTCTTCTCGGCGGGCAACCAGCCGGGAGCCCCGGCGACGACGGAGAAGACCCCCACGGAGAAGCCCACGGGTGAGGCCCCCACGGGGAAGGCGGCCACGGGTAAGGCCTCCCCGGGCAACGCGGCCGCCTGTGGCCGCTTCACCCCCGAACTGTGCTCCCTCTACGAGCGCGTCGCCGTCGCCGGAAAGCCCGACGCCGCCGCCCGCGCGCTCCTCGAAGCCCGCAGCCCGTCCGCCGTCGGGGCCGAGGTCAAGGTGCCCGCGCTGCTCGTCCAGGGCCAGTCCGACTCGCTCTTCACCCTGGCCCAGTCCGACGCCATGGCCCGTACCCTCGCCGCCAACGGCGCTCCCGTCGCCGTCGACTGGATCGCCGGCGGCCACGACGGCGGCGACCGCGAGACCGAGCGCGTCGAGCGGCGGATCAGCACCTGGTTCGACCGCTGGCTGAAGAAGGACACCTCCGTCGACACCGGCCCCGCGTTCCGCGTCAGCCGCACCGGCGGCGTCGACTCCACCGACGGCCGGGCCACCCTGCGCGCCGCGACCGCCGACCGCTACCCGGGGCTCACCGCCGGGGCCACGAGCGTCCCGCTCGCCGGACCGGCGCAGACCTTCGCCAACCCCGCCGGCGCCGCACCGCCCGCCGTCTCGGCCGTCCCCGGCCTCGGCGGCGGAGTCGCCGGACTCTCCTCCCTCGGCGTCGGCCTCTCCCTCGACTTCCCCGGCCAGCACGCCCGGTTCGACGCGAAGCCGCAGACCGAGCCGCTCCGGATCACCGGCAGCCCGACCGTCCGCGTCAAGGTCACCTCCACCGCCGCCGACGGTTCCGCCGTCCTCTTCGCCAAGGTGTACGACGTCGGGCCCGACGGCCGGCAGCAGGTGCTGCCCGCCCAACTCGTCGCCCCCGTCCGCGTCGACGGCGCCGGGACCGGGAAGAGCGTCACGCTCACCCTCCCCGCGATCGACCACGAGGTGGAGGCCGGACACCGGCTCCGGCTCGTCGTCGCCGCCACCGACCTCGGCTACGCCTCCCCGACCGCCCCCGCCGGCTACACCGTCGCCGTCGAGAGCCCGCTCACCGTCCCCACCGCGCCCGGCCTCGACACCCAGGCCGCCGCCCTGCCCTGGTGGGTCTGGGGGCTGCCGCTCCTCGGCGTCGCCGTCGCCGCCGCACTGCTCCTCACCGCCCGCCGCCGCACCGCCGCCCCCGCGCCCGACCCCGCACTGGCCGTCGTACCGCTCCAGATCACCGGGCTCTCCAAGAAGTACAAGGGCGGCGACCGGTACAGCGTCAAGGACCTGTCCTTCCGCGTCGAGCAGGGCCAGGTCCTCGGCCTCCTCGGACCCAACGGCGCCGGGAAGACCACCACCCTGCGCATGCTGATGGGCCTGATCACCCCCGACGAGGGTGAGATCCGGGTCTTCGGCCAGGCCATCCGGCCCGGAGCCCCCGTGCTCTCCCGGGTCGGCTCCTTCGTCGAGGGCGCCGGATTCCTGCCGCACCTCAACGGCCGGGAGAACCTGGACCTGTACTGGAAGGCCACCGGCCGACCCGCCGAGGACGCCCATGTCGACGAGGCCCTGCGCATCGCGAACCTGGGCAGCGCCCTCGACCGGGCCGTCCGCACCTACTCGCAGGGCATGCGGCAGCGCCTCGCCCTCGCCCAGGCCATGCTCGGCCTGCCGGACCTGCTGATCCTGGACGAGCCCACCAACGGACTCGACCCGCCGCAGATCCGCGAGATGCGCGAGGTGATGATCCGGTACGCGGCGGGCGGCCGTACCGTCATCGTCTCCAGCCACCTCCTCGCCGAGGTGGAGCAGTCCTGCACCCACCTCGTCGTCATGGACCGGGGACAGCTCGTGCAGGCAGGACCGGTCGCCGAGATCACCGGCTCCGGCGACACCCTGCTCGTCACGCTCGGGGCCCCCGTCCCCGACGCCCTCGTGGAGAAGATCGGCGCCCTCTCCGGCGTCTCCACGGCGGCCCGGACCGAGGGCGGGATCCTCGTCCGCCTCGACGGCCTCGACCCGACCGCCCTCATCGGCGAACTCGTCGGCCTCGACGTACCGCTGACCGGCGTCGGACCGCACCGGCGCCTCGAAGACGCGTTCCTGACCCTGATCGGAGGAGGAGCCGCATGA